One segment of Setaria viridis chromosome 4, Setaria_viridis_v4.0, whole genome shotgun sequence DNA contains the following:
- the LOC117852353 gene encoding uncharacterized protein has protein sequence MASMAGAPRVRSLNIAAPEVEARPVLVPGGNKARSGPANARKPSPKPLRKAEPAAAGPPEKPAAAAAKEEEGAKRNAVGGGGGGAPKGASPVPSPRRTPPGPPPRRNDAPLLQPSLPLSSSCSSDASAELVRTRAFTGKVEKSRSWSTAAPKQGKAVGKVAESKSAGVDFVAPVTPEAVEGKRRCAWATPTTDPFYVTFHDEEWGVPVHDDRRLFELLVLSCALAELTWPEILKRRQLFREIFMDFDPPAVSKINEKKLVAPGSVALSLLSEQKLRAVLENARQILKIADEFGSFDRYCWGFLNHKPIVSKFRYPRQVPVKSPKADIISKDMMRRGFRGVGPTVIYSFMQAAGLTNDHLVSCFRFEECNATPTLCTRDINKANMKADLKKDEMTTKICCEEVGTNAEMPRTIDALIVS, from the exons ATGGCTTCCATGGCCGGGGCGCCGAGGGTCCGGTCCCTGAACATCGCGGcgccggaggtggaggcgaggcCGGTGCTGGTGCCGGGAGGCAACAAGGCCAGGTCGGGCCCGGCGAACGCCCGGAAACCGTCGCCCAAGCCGCTGCGGAaggcggagccggcggcggcggggccgccggAGAAGcctgcggccgccgcggccaaggaggaggagggcgccaaGAGGAATGCCGTaggtgggggcggaggtggcGCGCCCAAGGGTGCGTCCCCTGTGCCTTCGCCACGGCGCacgccgccggggccgccgccgaggaggaacGACGCGCCGCTGCTGCAGCCGAGCTTGCCGCTCAGCTCGTCTTGCTCCTCGGACGCCTCCGCGGAGTTGGTCCGCACCCGGGCTTTCACTGGGAAGGTGGAGAAGAGCCGGTCTTGGTCGACGGCTGCGCCAAAGCAAGGGAAGGCTGTGGGTAAGGTGGCAGAGAGCAAGTCGGCCGGTGTGGATTTTGTTGCTCCGGTAACGCCAGAGGCTGTGGAAGGGAAGAGGAGATGCGCATGGGCGACTCCAACCACCG ATCCTTTCTATGTCACTTTCCATGATGAGGAATGGGGGGTTCCTGTACATGATGACAG GAGATTGTTTGAGCTACTTGTACTATCTTGTGCATTGGCTGAGCTTACATGGCCCGAAATTCTCAAGAGGAGGCAACTTTTTAG GGAAATTTTCATGGACTTCGACCCTCCTGCCGTCTCTAAAATAAATGAGAAGAAGCTTGTGGCACCTGGAAGTGTTGCCCTTTCTCTTTTGTCAGAGCAAAAGCTCCGAGCTGTCCTTGAGAATGCTCGCCAGATACTAAAG ATTGCTGATGAATTTGGGTCCTTTGATCGATACTGCTGGGGTTTTCTGAACCACAAGCCTATAGTAAGCAAGTTCCGCTATCCAAGACAAGTTCCTGTCAAGAGTCCCAAGGCAGATATAATCAGCAAAGACATGATGCGAAGGGGATTTCGTGGTGTGGGCCCAACTGTCATATATTCCTTCATGCAGGCTGCAGGGCTAACAAATGATCACCTGGTCAGTTGCTTCCGGTTCGAAGAATGCAATGCCACTCCAACTCTTTGCACGAGAGACATCAACAAGGCAAACATGAAGGCAGATCTGAAGAAAGACGAGATGACAACAAAGATATGTTGTGAGGAGGTTGGCACTAACGCAGAGATGCCGAGGACGATTGATGCGCTTATCGTTTCATAG